The following is a genomic window from Sutcliffiella horikoshii.
TGTAGGGTCCCCTGGTAAGGTTATTCGTGAATTAACAGACAAGGATTTGGAGCTCATACAGTTGTCCATTGATACATATGTGCAAAAAGGGAAGGATTATCAGGGGGAATTGGGAGAATAATAGACGGAAGTTACGTGCAGGACCGAGCTGGATAAATGGCTCGGTTTTTTGTTTGTTGAATCATCATTAGTGTAATTCTTGATTGTCGTGATGAAGACCCCAGTGACGAGGAAATAGGAGCAGGGAGGTCTTCATAGAGGTGATGAAGACATCAGTGACGAGAAAATAAGAGTAGGGAGGTCTTCATCAAGATGCTTTGATTCGATATTTGGTGAATTGGTCTTTATCGATTCTGGCTTTTTATATTTAATTTGTTAGGTTCTACAACTTTATGATGATCTTCGACATTAAACTATGAACCTTCTACACTTTCTAAAAGCCCTTCTACCATAAATAACAAACCTTCTACACTTTTCGGCCCACCTTCTACCTTTCAACAAAAAATCGACATAAGTATAATGTACCATAACAAAGTTATGTAAACTGATTTTCTCCACCAAAAACAAAAAGCACTTCCACCATCTAAAGTGGAAATGCCCCCATCATTCCATAATATAAGGATGATTCATCACATCATACTTCTTATCCTTCAATTCCAGCTCATTTCCATCCTCAAAGACACCTTCAAAAAAGCGGGAAGCAGGCTCCGCCAACTCTTTATAATACTCACTAAATAAAGAAGCTGCATGACTGCCAAGCCACATATCCGGCAAAAGCTCTTCAGGCAGACCCGGATCAACGAACAAAAACTTTCTGTATTCATGGACAAGCTTCGTCCGCTCCACGAAACATTCGGCGTCGGTCATTTGACCTTTTCCAATCTTATTCTTATCGATGATATACTTCTGACTATACTCTTGAATAAATTGTTGGTACCTTCCATTTATCTCATTCAGATCCCAACTTTTCATAACAAGTCGTTCATTTTCGTATGGACCATGATATTCAGAAATAAAGAAGTCTACATACTCCTCTATTTCGTATTTGGCAATAAGGTCTTGTACTTGTTTTTCCAACGAGTTGGGCGAAATCCAGCAACTGTTTGATAACGTTCCAAAGCCACTCCATACCAACTCTTTACGCAGTTCATCCCGGACACTTCTGATTTCTTCTGGAATGGTATACATGAGCATGCGCCATTTTCCATCCCAGCTATCCGTCTTCAGCTTGAAAATACGTTTGGCAGCTTCATCGATTCTCTTAACGCCTCGTTCTGTTAAAAAGTAATAACTTTTGTTTCCCTTTTTCTCCGCTTGGACCCATCCCTGCTTATTCATGCGTGATATTGCCGCACGCACGGCTTGATCATTATGACCAAATTCATTTAGTAATTTGATCAAACTTCCGATCCAAATTTTATTCCCATAATGTCTAACATAGTCACCATATAAAGTGAAAATCATTGATCTTGTATTCATTTCCTGCATCCTCTTTCTACCACATAAGATAAATCGCTATATTACAGTAATTTCATTTTATCAGAGTAACGCGTTATAGAAAAGACGGAACGGAAAACTTATCCAAGCATCCTCCAAAAAAACACCCCAAAGAATCATAGAGTATCAAGCTCTATGATTCTTGTGGTCTCTCTACTATCGTCGCGATCCCCTGACCTACACCTACACACATTGTCGCAAGGCCGTATCGCACTTCCCGCTTGTTCATTTCATGCACCAGCGTAGTCAGAATCCTTGCCCCGCTGGCACCAAGAGGATGGCCAAACGCAATCGCCCCCCCGTTTACATTCACTCGACTAGGATCTAATTCCAGTTGGCGCATACATTCAAGTGATTGAGATGCAAATGCTTCATTCAACTCAATGAGGTCTATCTCTCCAACAGACAGTCCTGCCCGACCGAGTGCCTTCCTGGTAGCGTAAATTGGCCCTATTCCCATTATAGAAGGAGTAAGCCCTGCAGCGGCAGAAGTAATATACCTCGCTAAAGGCTTTAAGCCAAGCTCCTTCGCTTTTTCTGCACTCATCAGGAGCAATGCCGATGCACCGTCATTGACACCGGACGCGTTACCTGCAGTGATTGTCGTGCCTTCGCCAAAAATTGGCTTTAGTGTACTCAGTTTTTCCAGACTCGTCTCAGGTCGTGGGTGCTCGTCGCAGTCAACAATTGTTTCCTTGCCTTTTCTATCCATAATAGTAACTGGTACCATTTCTTCCTTAAAGCGGCCCGACTCCATTGCCTTTTTTGCTTTTTGCTGGCTTTCAAAGGCAAATACGTCTTGATCTTCGCGGGAGACGGAGAATTCTCTTGCCACGTTTTCTGCTGTTTGAGGCATCGTGTCGACACCGTACATTTTTTCAAGCTTTCTGTTGGTGAATCTCCAGCCGATGGTTGTATCCACTAACTCCATGTTTCCTCTAGGATAGTCCATTTCGGGCTTTGCCATGACAAAAGGAGCCCTTGTCATGCTCTCTGTCCCTCCAGCTATGAAAATGTCGCCTTCTCCCACCATGATGGCGCGTGCCGCATAATTTACAGCATCGAGACCGGAGCCGCATAAACGGTTGATAGTTGTTCCTGCCACTTCTACCGGAAGACCAGCCAATAGAGCACTCATCCGTGCAACATTGCGGTTATCTTCTCCTGCCTGATTGGCGTTTCCGAACACGACTTCTTCAATTTCATTTACGGGCACACCTGGATTTCTTTCGACAAGGGCCTTGATTACTATTGCCCCAAGGTCATCTGGGCGAACGGCCTTTAACGCACCTTTATACCTTCCAATCGGTGTTCGGCAAGCATCTACAATTACAACTTCCTTCATAATGGACACCTCTCTCGTTGTTTATTGGTAGTCATAAACTCCTTTTCCACTTTTCCTGCCCAGTCTTCCGGCTTTCACATACTTTTCTAGCAGCGGTGCCGGGCGATATTTTTCGCCTAACTTTTCATGAAGATACTTCAGGTTATTTAGCCGTGTATCCAATCCCACCAGGTCTCCAAGTTCGAATGGCCCCATCGGATAATTAAGTCCAAGTTTGATAGCTTTATCAATTTCTTCAGGTGTACCCACACCTTCTTGCAACATGTAAAAGGCTTCGTTCCCGACAAGCGCACTGATTCTGCTTGTCACAAAGCCAGGAAATTCATTGACAACCACCGTTTCTTTCCCCATTCTTTCTGCAGCATTACGGATAAATTCTGCCGTCTCATCGCTTGTTTCCAAACCACGGACTATTTCGACAAGCTTCATTTTATGTACTGGATTAAAGAAGTGCATCGCTATTACTTTTTCCGGTCTCGATGTGAAGCTTCCTATTTCAGTTGGACTCATGGTAGAGGTATTGGAAGCAAAATAACAATGCGCAGGTGCAACCTTGTCTATTTTTTCGTAGACAGATTTTTTGATTTCCATATTCTCTGGTACCGCTTCTATAATAAGGTTGGCTTCCATCACGGCTTCTTCAAGTTTGGTAGAATAATATAGACTATCTCTTAATTCCCCTGCAACGTGCTCTGTTAATTTTCCTCTATCCAACCCTTTGGTAATGATGGCTTCTATCTCGTGTCTGGCTCCTTCAAGCTGTTCGTCCTTCACGTCTATTAGTGTTGTATGATACCCGCCTAGCGCACTTACATAGGCAATACCGCGTCCCATAACACCTGAACCGATAACAACTACTTTTTCCATCTAGACTCTCCTCCTTCATCATGCTGTAAAAAAAGCAAAGAGGACCATGCCTCTTTGCTCCAGGATTAAGATTTATTCTATTTATACACCGAACGGATTAAGCGGGCGATTTCCAAAATAGGAAATGATGCTCTTCGTTTCTGTGTAAAGATCAAGTGTTTCGATGCATAGCTCACGGCCGAATCCGGATTGCTTATATCCACCGAACGGCGTGCCAGGGAATGCGGAGAATGGGCAGTTGACCATCACGATTCCAGCTTGAATTTGTTTTGCAACACGGGTTGCACGGCCGTGGTCTTTCGTCCAGATTGCTGAACCTAGTCCATATTCACTGTCATTCGCAAGTTTAACCGCTTCTTTCTCATCGCTAAATGGCATAACAACCACCACAGGACCGAAAATCTCCTCTTTTACTACTTTCATTTCGTGTGTAACACCTGTGATAATGGTTGGCTCATACCAGTAACCATTTTCATAACCTTCTACTTTAGCCACTTTACCGCCTAAAACGATGTTAGCTCCTTCTTCTTTTGCAGATTGAACATAGCCGTCAATTACATCTAACTGAACTTGGTTGATGATTGCACCAATATGAGTTTCTTTTGCAAAAGGATCTCCAAGGGAAAGCTTTTTCGCTTTTTCTACGAACTTCTCCATAAACGCGTCATAGATATTTTCGTGGACATATAGACGCGAGCGCGCTTCACAAGATTGACCTGTGTTATAGAAAATTCCAAACAAAGATCCGTCTACTGCTGCATCAATGTCTGCGTCTTCAAATACTAGATTAGGAGACTTCCCGCCAAGTTCCAATGTTACTCGTTTAAGTGTCTGGGAAGCTTTCTCCATAATGTCTTTTCCGATTGGAGTTGAGCCAGTGAATGCTACTTTGTCTACTTGAGGGTGTTCCACCAAGTAGTTTCCAACTTCAGACCCAGCACCTGGGATGATGTTGACAACTCCTTCAGGAACTCCTGCTTCTACGCATATTTCACCTAATACAATGGCAGTTAGCGGAGTTAGGGTAGCTGGTTTCACGACAACGGAGCATCCTACTGCTATTGCCGGGGCAATCTTCCATGCTGCCATCATTAATGGATAGTTCCATGGAATGATTTGCGCACAAACGCCTACCGGTTCTTTTTCAGTGAAGTTGTGGAATTGTCCTGGAACATTATTAACAGACCCCCGGTGTCCAACGATAGCGCCTGCATAGAACTCAAAGTCTTCGATAGCTTGCATCACTTGCCCTTGTGCAGCTGCAAGAGACTTACCAGTATCTAAAATCTCTAACTCTACCAACTCATTGAAACGGGAACGCATGATAGATGCAATTTTATTTAATGTTCTTGCACGCTTGTTTAAAGGAAACAGCTTCCATTTTCCTTTATCAAATGCTTGACGCGCTGCTTGGACCGCCTTTTCCGCATCTTCTTTAGAAGCTTTCGCGATCGTTGCAACCGCTTCTCCTGTTGCAGGGTTGTACGTGGTAAAGGTTTCTCCTGTGGAACTGTCCATGCGTTGTCCTGCGATAATAAGTTGATAAGTGTCTCGTTTCATATCAAGTTGCTCCATTTTTTGCTCTTTAACTGTAGACATACTCTCATCTCCTCTAAGTTTTTATTATCTTCCTTTAAAAGCCGGTTTCCTTTTCTCTATAAAGGAAGTTACCCCTTCTTTATGATCTACAGATAGACCGGCAATTCTCTGACCATACGCTTCCTGTTCTAAATATTCCTCATACGACATGTTCCAACTAGCTTGTATGGAACGCTTAATGAGTCCTATTGCTTGAGTAGGCATGTTAGCAAGTTTGTTCGCAAAAGCTTCCACTTCTTCGTTCCAACTGTCTACTGGGACCACTTTGGTGACAAGCCCGAGTTCTTTTGCTTGTTCTGCTTTTACCTTTTCTCCTAATATAGCTAACTCCAATGCTTTTGCAGTTCCTATTAATTTAGGGAGAAAATACAGATTCCCAGAGTCAGGGATTAACCCGACATGTATAAACGCCTGGACAAAGCTTGCTTTTTCAGAGGCAATACGAAAATCACATGCTAAGGCTAGGCTGAAACCTGCACCGGCAGCAACCCCATTTATCGCAGCAATGACAGGTTTTTCACAACGGGACAACTGTTTCATCATTGGCCCATATCTTGTACGCAAGACATGCCCGTGATCCATATTTTCATCCACTTCTGCAAGGTCCTGACCGGAGGAAAATGCTCTGCCTTCCCCGGTAATGACAATGGCCCGAACACTTTCATCCGAACTTGCCTGCTTTAATGCTTTCGTAATATCTTTGTTCATCTGCTCTGTAAACGCATTCAATTTATCCGGCCGGTTCATGATGATCCAGGCAACCTGGTTCACTACTTCATATTTAATGGTTTCAAACATGGTATCTCCCCCTTATTCCCCTTCAAATTTGGGCTTGCGCTTTTCCTTAAATGCACGCATACCTTCTTTTTGATCGTTGGATGCAAACAAAAGATAAAAGTTCTTTCGCTCGTATTGCATCCCTTCATAGACGGAATAGTCCACTGCCTTATGGACAGATTCTTTGATCAATCGAAGGGAAAGAGGCGGTTGTTTAGCTATTTTTTTTGCGAAATTCATAGTTTCTTCCATTAATAGTTCTTTCGGGATGACCCGGTTGATCACTCCATAGTGCAATGCTTCCTTTGCACTCATTCTGTCACCGGTAAGCAGCCATTCCATTGCTTTTGATTTCCCCATTAGTTTCGTCAATCTCTGGGTTCCACCGGCTCCGGGCATGACTCCGAGGCTAATTTCAGGAAAGCCGAATTCGGCATCTTGAGCTGCAAATAAGATGTCACAGCAGAGGGCAAGTTCAAATCCTCCCCCAAGGGCAAAGCCTTGAACAGCACCGATAATAGGTTTCTTTACCCAAGCAAGTCGATCCCATTCAGTGAATTGATTTAACAGTTCAAGCTCGATCGCTGTTGCTTCTGCCATTTCATCGATATCTGCTCCTGCGGCAAACGCACGGCCGTTTCCAGCCAGTACCATAGCTTTGACTTCATCGTTTCGATCAAACTCTTCTAAAACGGTCACAATTTCTGAAACCATCGGACGATTGATTGCGTTCAACACTTTAGGTCTATTGAGTTTGACGATGCCGATCGAGCTTTCGATGGAAACTTCGATATATTCGTACGTTTTACTCATTCACTTCTTCACCAATCATCAAAGTAACAAGATTGCCGGCGAAGCTCATTAAATCCTTTCCAGATGCTTTCGCTTCATCCGTTCTCATTGCTTGCTTTAGAGCGTCATGGCTATCGTAATACATTTCACACATTAAATAGTACTTGCCTTCTCCGCCCATTGGACTGCCTACTACTTTCGTTACTTCCATCTTGCGTAGACCAGGGATCTTAGCAGTGATAGGTGCATGCGTGTCAAAGTAGTGCTGATCGAAAGCTTCCTTGTTTTCCGGGTGTTTGTAAAGCGCGATTAATTTTACCATTCTAACTCTCTCCTTTTATGGGCTCGGGATTTCTTCAGAGCCGTTAATTATGTAATTGCCGAACAGAAGGTTTTTCTGTAAGGCATTGGTACTTACATCATGGTTGATACGGGTTTCATTGCTTCGAAAGGATTTTTGCATCCTTTGCAGTAGAGAATGCTTCTACAGGCGGTCGGCCCGAAGATGTTATCTAATGTTGTATAAGTCGATCCGCAATAAGGGCAATCTACATGCCATTCTCCGGAGTCATCCAGTGTCGGCGGTGGTGCAATCCCGAATTCTTGTAAATGGATTCTGCCTTGTGCAGTAATGCGGTCAGAAGTCCATGGTGGCTGGTAGATGAATTCCACCTTCACTTTCTCGAATAATTTTAAGCTACTAATCTCGTTTTCCACATTCTTTTTTATGATATCAAGGGCTGGACACCCCATGAATGTAGGCAACATCTGAATAGTCACTTCCTGATTGTTTACATCAATTGCTTCCACCATTCCGAGATCCACAACACTGACAGAATCTATTTCAGGATCTTTTACATGCTGCAGGGCATCCCAAACCTTCATGATATTTACTTCTTCCTGCATGATGTCATCATTCCTTTTTGTTGGGCTAAAAGGTGTATATGATTACCACACGGCTGCCGGATTGCTATTATAGACTTCGCTCAGCGTTAAGAGGGCATCATCTAAATCCTTGGTATGTTCACCTTTTCTGCCGTTACCACTTTTCATTCCCATATTGTTAGAAAAAGTCAATCCGACATTTTCAAATACAGACGTTAGTTCATCAATAAAGCGGCGGCGAATATCCTCTTCAGAATCTATTAATTGGTGCTGTGTAATCTGATCACCAGTTGGGCCCATTAACAATACGCCGTCAAAGTCTTCCATTACTCTATCAATGGCTGCTTTCATTCTAGTCTTAGCCTCGCCATTAGCTGTGCACAACTGTCTGAACCAGGTTCTCCAGTGTAACAAGTGATAGTAAAGCTCCATATTCACTTTTACAGCCACATGTTTCAGAGGTTCATAGGAGGAATTTTTCAATGCCTCGACCTTAATTTTTTTGGCCTGTGTGTAAAAATAATGCCTAACAACTGTATATGCCCAGTCATATTTAGGTTCTGTCAGATAGGTTCCGGATCCGTTCACTATTTCCAATAGAACCGCATTCACTCTATCTGTTGCTTTTCTTCCATGGGCAAGGGCATCCATATCCCCTTCGCCGAGATCCTCAAGCAGTTGATAATACATCGCAGCATGCCCCATTGTATCTTGGTTTATGGAAGAAAACGCCACGTCCTCTTCAATATGCGGAGCAAGGCCTAGCCATTCAGATCCCCTGTAAGCAATAATAAAATCGTCATCGGCAAGTTGATATAATAACGCGGTAAGGGCCTTGTAATAGGATGCATCCCTTTTGGCTTCTTCTATCGTTGCTATATTCATCCTTTTTTCTTCCCTCCCCAAGACATGATTTCCTGCTCATCAAGCATCCCCTGTTCATAGTGGCGCCATTTTTTCTTCAAATATCCATAGCCTTTCGTGTTTCGGTAGTCCTTATTGTCAATTCTCTGCAAGGATTGACGTTCTTCTTGAGACATTTTCCGAATATCACCGCGTTGCACCACCCAAATATCCACGGCAGGTTCCCGTCTCATAAAGTTTTCCTGTGCCATGACAAGCGCAATCTCTTCATTGGGTGCAAGTAGACTGAACTGATATTGCATCGGAGCTGTGTGGGTTCTCTTACTGAACACTTCAAATTCTTTGTAAAAACCTTTTGTAGTCAACTTTTAAGCTCCTCCCCTCACCCTGCTGTTGTTTCGGAGCTTAACGCTTCGCGAACCCATGCATTATTTTCGTGTGCAATTATTCTCAATCTCAGGCGATCCTGTGATTTAGGACCTTTATTTCTGATAATATCTTTAAAGTTGTTCCAATTCGGCTGTTTATAGATCCATTTATCTTCTTTCTCATCATAATGCATCGTTTCATCCGGCAATGTTAGGCCAAGCGATAACACTCTAGGGATGTATTTCGTGAAAAAGTCTTGGCGAAGTTCTTCATTGCTTTTGGTGCGGATGTTATATTTCATCGTAATGTCTTGCTTTGATGTACCAGTTGTGGAGGCATCTGCCGGTCCGAAGAACATCAATAAAGCTTCCCACCAACGATTAATGGAATCTTGTATCATATTTCTTTGTTCTTCTGTTCCTTCTGCAAGTGCCATAATAATCGCTTCGCCGTGTTGAGCATGAAAAACTTCTTCTGCACATATCCTCTTTAGCGCTCTCGCATAAGGTCCATAGGATGCATCTAGCATATTCGTCTGGGATATGATGGCCGCTCCGTCAACAAGCCAGCCGATAAGACCTGCATCGCCCCATGTTGGTGCTTCCATATGAAACACATTATGAAACTTTAAATCTCCTGAAAATAAATCTTGCATTATTTCTTCACGGGATTTCCCGTAAGGTTCCATCAAATCTTCCGCAACTCGCAACAGAAGCTGTCCATGGCCCATTTCATCCTGAACTTTAGCCATGATCCCGAGCTTTCTTTTTAAAGTAGGAGCTTTTGGTACCCATTCCTTTTCTGGAAGCGCTCCCATTATTTCGCTGATTGCATGCATCGAGATCAGTTTAATTAATGTTTTACGATATTCTTCCGGCATCCAATCGTCTGCTTCAATCTTTTCCCCAGCTTGGATACGCTGCATAAAATGCTCATGTTTCTCTTCTTCTGTCAAGCGGTCAAACGATAATGAGTTGGTCATTTTCGCCGCCTCCTATTTCTATAACGTTTATTTAACGTCATTATAATATAATGTTATACGTTTTTCAACACAGAAAGTTCTGAACTTTTTAAGCGTGAGAAAACCTTGTGTCGACAATACGTACCGCTTTCCCTTCAGAACGGGGGATTGTTCGAGGTTCCACCACGCTTGCTTTCACATTAATCAAGCATTTTGACTTCAAATCATATTCCACCTTTTGTGCGAGGATCTTCATTTCTTCCTGCCTTTTGGCTATGTCAGTTTGCAAAAATACATCCTCTTGCATCTCTACGTGTACTTCAACAGTATCTAACCTTTGATCACGCGAAACGAACAGCTGATAATGTGGTGCTAAATCTTTCATTTGCAATAATGTATGTTCAATCTCGGAAGGGAAGATATTTACACCTCTAATAATTAACATATCATCCACTCTTCCTTTGACTCTCGACATTTTCGTAGTCGTCCTTCCGCAAACACATGTCTCTCTTTTTATAGAAGCTATGTCACCGGTTCTGTAACGAATGATTGGCATTGCTTGCTTTGTAAGGCTCGTGAATACAAGCTCTCCTTCTTCCCCCTCTGGCAGGACTTCCAAGGTTTTGGGATTAATCACTTCTACATAAAAATGATCTTCTGCAACATGCAGTCCATCCTGCGCCTCATGACATTCCATTGCCACACCAGGCCCAATTACTTCACTTAATCCGTAAATATCACAGGCTTTGATAGCTAATTTATCTTCTAAAGTTTTTCTCATCTCTTCCGACCAAGGCTCTGCTCCAAAAATTCCGTACTGTAAAGAAGTCTCTTTTGGATTAATACCTAAATCTATCATTCTGTCAGCTATGTTAAGCACATAGGAAGGTGTACCACAAATGACAGTCGGCTGGAAATCCTGAATTAATTGGATTTGCCTATCTGTGTTCCCGCCAGAAACCGGAACAGTGATCATCCCAAGTTTTTCACTGCCATAATGAAGTCCGAGTCCTCCTGTGAAAAGGCCGTACCCGTAGGCATTATGAAGGATGTCTCCTTTCTTACCTCCAGCCATTGAAATGGCACGAGCTGCAATATCACTCCACATGTTGATATCTTCTTGGGAATAGGCAACAACTGTAGGCTTCCCGCTGGTTCCAGATGAGGCATGAAGTCTCGTTATTTGGCTTCGAGGGATAGCAAAGAGTCCGAATGGATAGTTCTCACGCAGTTCTTTTTTGGTTGTAAAAGGTAGTTTGTGAATGTCTTGGATGGTTTGAATATCAGAAGGTGTAATAGTTAAGCTAGTTATTTTTTGTCTATAAAAAGGAACATGTTGAAAGACTTTCTGTACGGTGTCTCTCAACCTGGAGGATTGAAGGAGTTGCATC
Proteins encoded in this region:
- the paaX gene encoding phenylacetic acid degradation operon negative regulatory protein PaaX; its protein translation is MNTRSMIFTLYGDYVRHYGNKIWIGSLIKLLNEFGHNDQAVRAAISRMNKQGWVQAEKKGNKSYYFLTERGVKRIDEAAKRIFKLKTDSWDGKWRMLMYTIPEEIRSVRDELRKELVWSGFGTLSNSCWISPNSLEKQVQDLIAKYEIEEYVDFFISEYHGPYENERLVMKSWDLNEINGRYQQFIQEYSQKYIIDKNKIGKGQMTDAECFVERTKLVHEYRKFLFVDPGLPEELLPDMWLGSHAASLFSEYYKELAEPASRFFEGVFEDGNELELKDKKYDVMNHPYIME
- the pcaF gene encoding 3-oxoadipyl-CoA thiolase yields the protein MKEVVIVDACRTPIGRYKGALKAVRPDDLGAIVIKALVERNPGVPVNEIEEVVFGNANQAGEDNRNVARMSALLAGLPVEVAGTTINRLCGSGLDAVNYAARAIMVGEGDIFIAGGTESMTRAPFVMAKPEMDYPRGNMELVDTTIGWRFTNRKLEKMYGVDTMPQTAENVAREFSVSREDQDVFAFESQQKAKKAMESGRFKEEMVPVTIMDRKGKETIVDCDEHPRPETSLEKLSTLKPIFGEGTTITAGNASGVNDGASALLLMSAEKAKELGLKPLARYITSAAAGLTPSIMGIGPIYATRKALGRAGLSVGEIDLIELNEAFASQSLECMRQLELDPSRVNVNGGAIAFGHPLGASGARILTTLVHEMNKREVRYGLATMCVGVGQGIATIVERPQES
- a CDS encoding 3-hydroxyacyl-CoA dehydrogenase; its protein translation is MEKVVVIGSGVMGRGIAYVSALGGYHTTLIDVKDEQLEGARHEIEAIITKGLDRGKLTEHVAGELRDSLYYSTKLEEAVMEANLIIEAVPENMEIKKSVYEKIDKVAPAHCYFASNTSTMSPTEIGSFTSRPEKVIAMHFFNPVHKMKLVEIVRGLETSDETAEFIRNAAERMGKETVVVNEFPGFVTSRISALVGNEAFYMLQEGVGTPEEIDKAIKLGLNYPMGPFELGDLVGLDTRLNNLKYLHEKLGEKYRPAPLLEKYVKAGRLGRKSGKGVYDYQ
- a CDS encoding aldehyde dehydrogenase family protein — encoded protein: MSTVKEQKMEQLDMKRDTYQLIIAGQRMDSSTGETFTTYNPATGEAVATIAKASKEDAEKAVQAARQAFDKGKWKLFPLNKRARTLNKIASIMRSRFNELVELEILDTGKSLAAAQGQVMQAIEDFEFYAGAIVGHRGSVNNVPGQFHNFTEKEPVGVCAQIIPWNYPLMMAAWKIAPAIAVGCSVVVKPATLTPLTAIVLGEICVEAGVPEGVVNIIPGAGSEVGNYLVEHPQVDKVAFTGSTPIGKDIMEKASQTLKRVTLELGGKSPNLVFEDADIDAAVDGSLFGIFYNTGQSCEARSRLYVHENIYDAFMEKFVEKAKKLSLGDPFAKETHIGAIINQVQLDVIDGYVQSAKEEGANIVLGGKVAKVEGYENGYWYEPTIITGVTHEMKVVKEEIFGPVVVVMPFSDEKEAVKLANDSEYGLGSAIWTKDHGRATRVAKQIQAGIVMVNCPFSAFPGTPFGGYKQSGFGRELCIETLDLYTETKSIISYFGNRPLNPFGV
- a CDS encoding enoyl-CoA hydratase-related protein, whose amino-acid sequence is MFETIKYEVVNQVAWIIMNRPDKLNAFTEQMNKDITKALKQASSDESVRAIVITGEGRAFSSGQDLAEVDENMDHGHVLRTRYGPMMKQLSRCEKPVIAAINGVAAGAGFSLALACDFRIASEKASFVQAFIHVGLIPDSGNLYFLPKLIGTAKALELAILGEKVKAEQAKELGLVTKVVPVDSWNEEVEAFANKLANMPTQAIGLIKRSIQASWNMSYEEYLEQEAYGQRIAGLSVDHKEGVTSFIEKRKPAFKGR
- a CDS encoding enoyl-CoA hydratase/isomerase family protein; translated protein: MSKTYEYIEVSIESSIGIVKLNRPKVLNAINRPMVSEIVTVLEEFDRNDEVKAMVLAGNGRAFAAGADIDEMAEATAIELELLNQFTEWDRLAWVKKPIIGAVQGFALGGGFELALCCDILFAAQDAEFGFPEISLGVMPGAGGTQRLTKLMGKSKAMEWLLTGDRMSAKEALHYGVINRVIPKELLMEETMNFAKKIAKQPPLSLRLIKESVHKAVDYSVYEGMQYERKNFYLLFASNDQKEGMRAFKEKRKPKFEGE
- a CDS encoding EthD family reductase, yielding MVKLIALYKHPENKEAFDQHYFDTHAPITAKIPGLRKMEVTKVVGSPMGGEGKYYLMCEMYYDSHDALKQAMRTDEAKASGKDLMSFAGNLVTLMIGEEVNE
- the paaD gene encoding 1,2-phenylacetyl-CoA epoxidase subunit PaaD; translated protein: MQEEVNIMKVWDALQHVKDPEIDSVSVVDLGMVEAIDVNNQEVTIQMLPTFMGCPALDIIKKNVENEISSLKLFEKVKVEFIYQPPWTSDRITAQGRIHLQEFGIAPPPTLDDSGEWHVDCPYCGSTYTTLDNIFGPTACRSILYCKGCKNPFEAMKPVSTMM
- the paaC gene encoding 1,2-phenylacetyl-CoA epoxidase subunit PaaC, which produces MNIATIEEAKRDASYYKALTALLYQLADDDFIIAYRGSEWLGLAPHIEEDVAFSSINQDTMGHAAMYYQLLEDLGEGDMDALAHGRKATDRVNAVLLEIVNGSGTYLTEPKYDWAYTVVRHYFYTQAKKIKVEALKNSSYEPLKHVAVKVNMELYYHLLHWRTWFRQLCTANGEAKTRMKAAIDRVMEDFDGVLLMGPTGDQITQHQLIDSEEDIRRRFIDELTSVFENVGLTFSNNMGMKSGNGRKGEHTKDLDDALLTLSEVYNSNPAAVW
- the paaB gene encoding 1,2-phenylacetyl-CoA epoxidase subunit PaaB; the protein is MTTKGFYKEFEVFSKRTHTAPMQYQFSLLAPNEEIALVMAQENFMRREPAVDIWVVQRGDIRKMSQEERQSLQRIDNKDYRNTKGYGYLKKKWRHYEQGMLDEQEIMSWGGKKKG
- the paaA gene encoding 1,2-phenylacetyl-CoA epoxidase subunit PaaA, which produces MTNSLSFDRLTEEEKHEHFMQRIQAGEKIEADDWMPEEYRKTLIKLISMHAISEIMGALPEKEWVPKAPTLKRKLGIMAKVQDEMGHGQLLLRVAEDLMEPYGKSREEIMQDLFSGDLKFHNVFHMEAPTWGDAGLIGWLVDGAAIISQTNMLDASYGPYARALKRICAEEVFHAQHGEAIIMALAEGTEEQRNMIQDSINRWWEALLMFFGPADASTTGTSKQDITMKYNIRTKSNEELRQDFFTKYIPRVLSLGLTLPDETMHYDEKEDKWIYKQPNWNNFKDIIRNKGPKSQDRLRLRIIAHENNAWVREALSSETTAG
- a CDS encoding phenylacetate--CoA ligase family protein — protein: MILHDSETLSLSEMQLLQSSRLRDTVQKVFQHVPFYRQKITSLTITPSDIQTIQDIHKLPFTTKKELRENYPFGLFAIPRSQITRLHASSGTSGKPTVVAYSQEDINMWSDIAARAISMAGGKKGDILHNAYGYGLFTGGLGLHYGSEKLGMITVPVSGGNTDRQIQLIQDFQPTVICGTPSYVLNIADRMIDLGINPKETSLQYGIFGAEPWSEEMRKTLEDKLAIKACDIYGLSEVIGPGVAMECHEAQDGLHVAEDHFYVEVINPKTLEVLPEGEEGELVFTSLTKQAMPIIRYRTGDIASIKRETCVCGRTTTKMSRVKGRVDDMLIIRGVNIFPSEIEHTLLQMKDLAPHYQLFVSRDQRLDTVEVHVEMQEDVFLQTDIAKRQEEMKILAQKVEYDLKSKCLINVKASVVEPRTIPRSEGKAVRIVDTRFSHA